In Phyllostomus discolor isolate MPI-MPIP mPhyDis1 chromosome 2, mPhyDis1.pri.v3, whole genome shotgun sequence, the following are encoded in one genomic region:
- the GPR87 gene encoding G-protein coupled receptor 87 translates to MGLNLTLAKLPDDELHGQGNPAASNSSGGPGKNTTTNNEFDTIVLPVLYLIIFVASILLNGLAVWIFFHIRNKTSFIFYLKNIVVADLIMTLTFPFRIVHDAGFGPWYFKFILCRYTSVLFYGHMYTSIVFLGLISIDRYLKVVKPFGDSRMYSITFTKVLSVCVWVIMAVLSLPNIILTNVQPTTENIHDCMTLKSPLGVKWHNAVIYVNSCLFVAVLGILIGCYIAISRYIHKSSRQFISQSSRKRKHNQSIRVVVAVFFTCFLPYHLCRIPFTFSDLDRHLDESAHKILYYCKEMTLFLSACNVCLDPIIYFFMCRSFSRRLFKKSNIRTRSESIRSLQSVRRSEVRIYYDYTDV, encoded by the exons ATGGGGCTCAACCTAACACTTGCAAAGTTACCAG ATGATGAGCTGCACGGCCAAGGGAATCCCGCTGCAAGTAACTCCAGCGGAGGACCCGGAAAGAACACCACCACtaacaatgagtttgacaccatcGTCCTGCCTGTGCTCTACCTCATCATATTTGTGGCAAGCATCCTGCTGAATGGTCTCGCAGTGTGGATCTTCTTCCACATTAGGAATAAAACCAGCTTCATATTTTATCTCAAAAACATCGTGGTTGCTGACCTCATAATGACACTGACTTTTCCATTTCGGATAGTCCATGACGCAGGATTTGGACCGTGGTACTTCAAGTTTATCCTCTGCAGATacacttctgttttattttatggacacATGTACACTTCCATCGTGTTTCTTGGGCTGATAAGCATTGATCGCTATCTGAAGGTGGTGAAGCCATTTGGGGACTCTCGCATGTATAGCATAACCTTCACGAAGGTTTTATCTGTTTGTGTCTGGGTGATCATGGCTGTGTTGTCCTTGCCAAACATCATCCTAACAAACGTACAACCAACTACAGAAAATATTCACGACTGCATGACACTTAAAAGTCCCTTGGGAGTCAAATGGCATAATGCGGTCATTTATGTCAACAGCTGCTTGTTTGTGGCCGTGCTGGGGATCCTGATTGGGTGCTACATAGCCATATCCCGGTACATCCATAAATCCAGCAGGCAGTTCATAAGCCAGTCAAGTCGCAAGCGAAAACACAACCAGAGCATTCGGGTGGTTGTGGCTGTGTTTTTCACCTGCTTCCTACCGTATCACTTGTGCAgaattccttttacttttagtgaCTTGGACAGACATTTAGACGAATCCGCACACAAAATCTTGTATTACTGCAAAGAAATGACACTTTTCTTGTCTGCATGCAACGTGTGCCTGGATCcaataatttactttttcatgtGTAGGTCATTTTCAAGAAGACTATTCAAGAAATCAAATATCAGAACAAGGAGTGAAAGCATCAGATCACTGCAAAGTGTCAGAAGATCGGAAGTCCGCATATATTACGATTATACTGATGTGTAG